A stretch of Crossiella cryophila DNA encodes these proteins:
- a CDS encoding PAS domain-containing protein produces MSDPLSRLGLAELLAASGALASLRDRTGRFTWASPSYRELIGAGEAEIAGRTLADWLGPELAAPVDAEDERVWRTGEPVRWRPSDPVPTALPGRSGRQVWLAGHKLLLHPADGEPLLGMVAVDVGDWLADRAALAAAEQRLAQFVAHVPVLAMITDAQHRYVWFGDAGHRLLDRPVGEVVGRTVPEVLPPDLAEQSVEQNAAVLLSGAARQVRMRTEQDGREIEWSGYRFPLPQPQGPPHVGTILFDVTEFRTAQRDAALWRNRFLALLDRISVPAAVCLPDGTLSMLNPEFAALLGSSPGRLHGTVLTTLMQARDQEKHDRLMREFASGARGRRRLAVRWKPRRGSVERTGELTLQLVKDVETGLLLTLAADPEQPPPAEVSPEISSREAEIITRVAAGDTTAAIAAAVGLTPDGVTYHVTRLCQRFDAANRTALVARAYATGVLDASVWPPALRENGVAHA; encoded by the coding sequence ACCGGACAGGGCGGTTCACCTGGGCCTCGCCGAGTTACCGCGAGCTGATCGGGGCCGGCGAGGCCGAGATCGCGGGCCGCACCCTGGCCGACTGGCTGGGTCCGGAACTGGCCGCGCCGGTGGACGCCGAGGACGAACGGGTGTGGCGGACCGGGGAGCCGGTGCGCTGGCGGCCCAGCGATCCGGTGCCGACCGCGCTGCCGGGGCGGTCCGGCAGGCAGGTGTGGCTGGCCGGGCACAAGCTGCTGCTGCACCCGGCGGACGGGGAACCGTTGCTGGGCATGGTCGCGGTGGACGTCGGGGACTGGCTGGCCGACCGGGCCGCGCTGGCCGCGGCCGAGCAGCGGCTGGCCCAGTTCGTCGCGCACGTGCCGGTGCTGGCCATGATCACCGACGCGCAGCACCGCTACGTCTGGTTCGGCGACGCCGGGCACCGGCTGCTCGACCGACCGGTCGGTGAGGTGGTCGGGCGGACCGTGCCGGAGGTGCTGCCGCCGGACCTGGCCGAGCAGTCGGTGGAGCAGAACGCGGCGGTGCTGCTGTCCGGGGCGGCCCGGCAGGTGCGGATGCGCACCGAGCAGGACGGGCGGGAGATCGAGTGGTCCGGCTACCGGTTCCCGCTGCCGCAGCCGCAGGGCCCGCCGCACGTGGGCACCATCCTGTTCGACGTCACCGAGTTCCGCACCGCCCAGCGGGACGCGGCGTTGTGGCGCAACCGGTTCCTGGCGCTGCTGGACCGGATCTCGGTGCCTGCCGCGGTCTGCCTGCCCGACGGCACGCTGAGCATGCTCAACCCGGAGTTCGCCGCCCTGTTGGGCAGCAGTCCGGGCCGGTTGCACGGCACCGTGCTGACCACCCTGATGCAGGCCCGTGACCAGGAGAAACACGATCGGCTGATGCGCGAGTTCGCGTCCGGGGCGCGGGGGCGGCGACGGCTGGCGGTGCGCTGGAAGCCGCGGCGCGGGAGTGTGGAACGCACCGGCGAGCTGACCCTTCAGCTGGTCAAGGACGTGGAGACCGGGTTGCTGCTGACCCTGGCCGCCGACCCGGAGCAGCCGCCGCCGGCCGAGGTGTCGCCGGAAATCAGTTCCCGGGAGGCGGAGATCATCACTAGGGTCGCCGCCGGGGACACCACCGCGGCCATCGCGGCCGCGGTCGGCCTGACCCCGGACGGGGTGACCTACCACGTCACCCGGCTCTGCCAGCGGTTCGACGCGGCCAACCGCACCGCGCTGGTGGCCAGGGCGTATGCCACCGGGGTGCTGGACGCCTCGGTGTGGCCGCCCGCGCTGCGGGAGAACGGAGTTGCCCATGCATGA